CGACGCTGGTGGTCGGGATTGCCGGCACGGGCGATCTCAAGGCGATGGGTCGCATCGGCCTGAAGGCGCTCATCTACTTCGAGGTGGCGACGACGATCGCGCTGTTCCTGGGGCTGGCGCTCGTGAACATCGTGCGGCCGGCGGCCGGGGTTCCCACCATCGGCACCGGGGCCGATCTGGCCGCCCTGGCGGCGCGGCCCCAGACCGCGTGGGAGATCCTGGTGCACCTCTTCCCGACGTCGGTCATCGACGCCATGGCCCGCGGTGACATCCTGCAGGTCGTGGTCTTCTCGATCTTCTTCGGCGTGGCGCTGGCGGCGGTCGGCGACAGAGGCCGTCCGGTCGTCGAGGTCCTCGACAGCACGGCCCAGGTGATGTTCACGTTCACCGGCTACGTCATGAAGTTCGCGCCGATTGGCGTCATGGCGGCCATCGCCGCCACCGTCGGCACGATGGGTCTGGGCATCCTCGTCACGCTCGGCAAGCTAATCCTCCTGATGTACGGCGGCCTCCTGATGTTCGCGCTCATCGTGGTCGGCGGAGTGTCGATCCTGATCCGGGTGCCGTTCTTCACGTTCGTTCGAGCGATCCGGGAACCCTTCCTCATCGCGTTCACGACGGCCAGTTCGGAGGCGGCGTTGCCCAAGGCGCTCGAGATCATGGAGCGCTTCGGCTGCCCAAAGAACATCGTCGGGCTGGTGCTTCCAACCGGGTACAGCTTCAACCTGGATGGAACCACGCTCTATCTCTCGCTGGCCAGCGTGTTCGTCGCGCAACTGGCGGGTCTCGACATGTCGTTCGGCCAGCAGATTGTGATGATGTTGACGCTCATGCTGACGAGCAAGGGCGTGGCGGGCGTCCCGCGCGCCGCGCTCGTCGTGCTCACAGCCACGCTGACCTCTTTCAACCTTCCGATCCAGGGTGCGGCGATCCTGCTCGGCATCGACCAGATCATGGACATGGGCCGTACCGCGGTGAACGTGATGGGGAACTGCATCGCGACGGCCGTGGTGTCCCGCTGGGAGGGCGTGTTCGACGACGCGAAGATGCGCGAGTTTGCGAGGAAGGCGGCGTAGAACGTCGATGAGGATCCTGGTGGCCGGGGCGGCCGGGCAACTCGGGGCGACGATGCTGGAGTCGTTGGCGGGGCGCCACGACGTGATCGCCACGACGCTGCGTGAGCTGGACATTCGCGACCACCGTGCGGTGACCGCTGCGGTACGGGAGGCGCGCCCGGCCGCGGTGATCAACTGCACGGCGTTCACCGACGTGGACCGCGCGGAGGACGAACCGGTCGAAGCCCTCGACGTCAACGCGTTTGGGGTGCGCGCGCTGGCCCTGGCGGCGCGTGACGCGGGCGCAGCCTTCGTGCACTTCAGCACCGACTTCGTGTTCGACGGCGCCGGGACTCGGCCCTACACCGAAGACGATCTCCCCAATCCGCGGAGCGCGTACGCGTGCTCGAAACTGATCGGCGAGTGGTTCGCGCGGGACGCCGGCCGCCACTACGTTCTGCGAGTCGAGAGCCTCTTCGGTGCTCCCACGGCGCCCGGCGCGCCTCGACGCTCGAGCGTGGACGTGATCGTGGACTCCATCCTCGCCGGACGCGAGGCGCGGGTCTTCGTCGATCGCACGGTGTCCCCGAGCTACACCCGCGATGTCGCTGCCGCGACCGCCCTGTTGATCGAGCGCGAGGCTCCTTCCGGCCTCTATCACTGCGTCAATTCGGGGCACTGTACGTGGCACGAACTCGGTCTGGAGGTTGGGCGACAGGTGGGGGTGGAGGCCCGTCTGGCGCCGGTCCGGATGGCTGACGTGAAACTTCGTGCCGCCCGTCCGATCTACTGTGCGCTCGACAACCGAAAGCTGGCGCAGGCGGGAATGCCGATGCCGACATGGCAGGATGCGCTCGCGCGTCACCTGTCCGAGCGGACGAAGCGTCCTTGACCCCCCGTCGGCCGCACCATAGAATTCCAGTGTTTCGACCGTTTCTGTTGCAAGGATCGTGCTATGGCCAAGCGTGCGCTCATCACCGGCATCACCGGGCAGGACGGGTCGTACCTCGCCGAACTGC
This region of Vicinamibacterales bacterium genomic DNA includes:
- the rfbD gene encoding dTDP-4-dehydrorhamnose reductase, with protein sequence MRILVAGAAGQLGATMLESLAGRHDVIATTLRELDIRDHRAVTAAVREARPAAVINCTAFTDVDRAEDEPVEALDVNAFGVRALALAARDAGAAFVHFSTDFVFDGAGTRPYTEDDLPNPRSAYACSKLIGEWFARDAGRHYVLRVESLFGAPTAPGAPRRSSVDVIVDSILAGREARVFVDRTVSPSYTRDVAAATALLIEREAPSGLYHCVNSGHCTWHELGLEVGRQVGVEARLAPVRMADVKLRAARPIYCALDNRKLAQAGMPMPTWQDALARHLSERTKRP
- a CDS encoding cation:dicarboxylase symporter family transporter; translation: MAVRTADITPTTSPRSSWVPSTTTQIFIGLVIGIAIGIAWPGKEGYAAQIKPLADMFLRMIKMIIAPLLFSTLVVGIAGTGDLKAMGRIGLKALIYFEVATTIALFLGLALVNIVRPAAGVPTIGTGADLAALAARPQTAWEILVHLFPTSVIDAMARGDILQVVVFSIFFGVALAAVGDRGRPVVEVLDSTAQVMFTFTGYVMKFAPIGVMAAIAATVGTMGLGILVTLGKLILLMYGGLLMFALIVVGGVSILIRVPFFTFVRAIREPFLIAFTTASSEAALPKALEIMERFGCPKNIVGLVLPTGYSFNLDGTTLYLSLASVFVAQLAGLDMSFGQQIVMMLTLMLTSKGVAGVPRAALVVLTATLTSFNLPIQGAAILLGIDQIMDMGRTAVNVMGNCIATAVVSRWEGVFDDAKMREFARKAA